One window of the Wenzhouxiangella sp. XN24 genome contains the following:
- a CDS encoding histidine kinase has protein sequence MEERPSRDAEIVRGAPALSARATLRALHQRLVPPESDQGWTAYLWLVYLGFFFVAWFLRPVGPLEIILGAASIVLFLALYFSAFRRRGSAALWHVAAIAALAVAWSPVNPGASVWFIFAASFAYRVGPPRTAAVVVAAVVGLAAVTAWVFQPMLAFWLPGVFVSVIIGAANIFFGEQGRRNAELRLSQSEVRRLARVAERERIARDLHDVLGHTLSLIAVKSELAERLVARDPARAREEIASIGVTARRSLAEVRETISGFHEQSLDEALEQARLALRAADVELVLERDPGIALPRCSEAMLGLVIREAVTNIIRHARARTCTLSLRRSRAGEPGGEVVIEIRDDGRGGIRGGGSGVEGMRARLESIGGALDVVAGHGGHLVARLPVGEE, from the coding sequence ATGGAAGAACGGCCATCCCGTGATGCTGAAATCGTCCGCGGCGCGCCTGCGTTGAGTGCCCGGGCGACTCTGCGGGCGCTGCACCAGCGCCTCGTGCCGCCTGAATCGGACCAGGGGTGGACGGCGTACCTCTGGCTCGTCTACCTCGGCTTCTTTTTCGTCGCGTGGTTTTTGCGCCCCGTCGGTCCGCTGGAGATAATCCTCGGTGCGGCGAGTATCGTCTTGTTCCTGGCGCTTTATTTCAGCGCCTTTCGCCGCCGCGGCAGCGCGGCCCTGTGGCACGTTGCGGCGATCGCCGCCCTGGCGGTGGCATGGAGCCCGGTCAACCCCGGCGCCAGTGTGTGGTTTATCTTCGCCGCCAGCTTCGCTTACCGTGTCGGCCCGCCGCGCACCGCGGCCGTCGTGGTCGCGGCGGTTGTGGGGCTGGCCGCCGTCACTGCCTGGGTGTTCCAGCCGATGCTCGCCTTCTGGCTGCCCGGGGTGTTCGTCAGCGTGATCATCGGCGCCGCCAACATTTTTTTTGGCGAACAGGGGCGGCGCAATGCCGAGTTGCGGCTCAGCCAGTCCGAGGTGCGGCGCCTGGCGCGCGTGGCGGAGCGCGAGCGCATCGCACGCGACCTGCACGACGTGCTCGGCCACACGCTGTCGCTGATCGCGGTGAAGAGCGAGCTGGCCGAACGGCTGGTGGCGCGGGATCCGGCACGCGCGCGGGAGGAGATCGCCTCGATCGGCGTCACGGCCCGGCGCTCGCTCGCCGAAGTGCGCGAGACCATCAGCGGTTTCCACGAGCAATCGCTCGACGAGGCGCTGGAGCAGGCGCGCCTTGCGCTGCGTGCCGCCGATGTCGAGCTGGTGCTGGAGCGTGATCCCGGGATCGCGTTGCCCCGCTGCAGCGAGGCGATGCTGGGACTGGTCATCCGTGAGGCGGTGACCAACATCATCCGCCACGCGCGCGCCCGTACCTGCACCCTGTCGCTGCGACGCAGTCGCGCCGGCGAACCCGGGGGAGAGGTCGTCATCGAGATCCGCGACGACGGCCGCGGCGGCATCCGTGGGGGCGGCAGCGGCGTGGAAGGGATGCGCGCGCGCCTCGAATCGATCGGCGGCGCGCTGGACGTCGTCGCGGGCCACGGCGGCCACCTGGTCGCCCGCCTGCCGGTGGGTGAAGAATGA
- a CDS encoding DUF423 domain-containing protein, producing MKAYVILGALLGGLSVAAGAFGAHALRAQLEPRMLEVFETAARYQMFHALALFAVAWMIQQTGAVAAHVAGWAFLAGIVLFSGSLYVMALTGVRGIGAITPIGGVAFMVGWAALAVAALKLK from the coding sequence ATGAAAGCCTATGTCATCCTCGGCGCCCTGCTCGGCGGCCTCAGCGTCGCGGCCGGCGCATTCGGCGCGCATGCGCTGCGGGCCCAGCTGGAGCCGCGCATGCTCGAGGTCTTCGAGACCGCCGCGCGCTACCAGATGTTTCATGCCCTCGCGCTGTTCGCGGTGGCGTGGATGATCCAGCAGACGGGCGCCGTCGCGGCGCACGTGGCCGGTTGGGCCTTTCTCGCGGGGATCGTGCTGTTTTCCGGCTCGCTCTACGTGATGGCGCTGACCGGCGTGCGCGGGATCGGTGCGATCACGCCCATCGGCGGGGTCGCCTTCATGGTTGGCTGGGCGGCGCTGGCCGTCGCGGCGTTGAAACTGAAATAG
- a CDS encoding amidohydrolase family protein: MTAIGVLLGLLVLVVLSLPGPAPSGAGSPVTAIIDVRLFDGTDFLEDATVILADGRVLAAGHDIEVPTGATVIDGRGRTALPGLIDAHAHVFGAAREDALRFGVTTLLDMFRMPMDSVQVRAERESLSATKRADLFSAGYLATVPGGHGTQFGFPVPTLNDTDPAEWVAARLEEGSDYIKIVIEDGSNWGRELPTLAPDTVRALVAAAHARGVLAVAHVSTYAAARMALDAGVDGLVHLFVDAPVDAQFIAAAQSAGAWIMPTATVLAASHGHSGAAELSEHPVLGARLSPMQAQTLGQAFPGTAARRDRWPMVLAGVRALHEAGVPLLAGSDAPNPGTAHGASLHHELALLVEAGLAPIAALRAATSNPARAFGLPDRGCLQPGCRADLLLLEGDPREDIDNTARIERIWKNGHPVMLKSSAARLR; this comes from the coding sequence ATGACCGCAATCGGCGTGTTGCTCGGCCTGCTGGTACTGGTGGTGTTGTCGCTGCCCGGTCCCGCCCCGAGCGGCGCAGGGTCGCCGGTGACCGCCATCATCGACGTGCGCCTGTTCGACGGCACGGACTTTCTCGAGGATGCCACCGTCATCCTCGCGGATGGCCGGGTGCTGGCCGCCGGTCATGACATCGAGGTGCCCACCGGCGCCACGGTGATCGACGGGCGCGGCAGGACGGCGCTGCCCGGGCTGATAGACGCTCATGCGCACGTGTTCGGCGCGGCGCGGGAGGACGCACTGCGTTTCGGTGTGACCACCCTGCTCGACATGTTTCGCATGCCGATGGATTCGGTGCAGGTCCGCGCGGAGCGCGAGTCGCTCTCCGCCACCAAGCGCGCCGACCTGTTTTCGGCCGGCTACCTGGCGACGGTGCCGGGCGGGCATGGCACGCAGTTCGGTTTCCCGGTGCCGACGCTGAACGACACGGATCCCGCGGAGTGGGTTGCGGCGCGGCTGGAGGAGGGCTCCGATTACATCAAGATCGTCATCGAGGACGGCTCGAACTGGGGCCGCGAGCTGCCGACGCTCGCGCCGGATACCGTGCGCGCGCTGGTGGCCGCGGCGCATGCGCGCGGCGTGCTCGCAGTCGCCCACGTCTCGACCTACGCGGCGGCCCGTATGGCGCTCGATGCGGGGGTGGACGGGCTGGTCCACCTGTTCGTGGATGCGCCGGTGGATGCGCAATTTATCGCCGCGGCGCAGTCGGCCGGGGCCTGGATCATGCCGACCGCGACGGTGCTGGCCGCGAGCCACGGGCACTCGGGGGCTGCCGAGCTCAGCGAGCACCCGGTGTTGGGCGCGCGGCTGTCGCCGATGCAGGCGCAGACGCTCGGCCAGGCGTTTCCCGGAACCGCGGCGCGCCGGGACCGCTGGCCGATGGTCCTGGCGGGGGTGCGGGCCCTGCACGAGGCCGGCGTGCCGCTCCTTGCGGGGAGCGATGCACCCAACCCCGGCACGGCGCACGGGGCGAGCCTGCACCATGAGCTGGCGCTGCTGGTCGAAGCAGGCCTGGCGCCGATCGCGGCCCTGCGCGCAGCCACCTCGAATCCTGCGCGCGCCTTCGGCCTGCCGGACCGGGGATGCCTGCAACCAGGCTGCCGGGCCGACCTGTTGCTGCTGGAAGGCGATCCGCGCGAGGATATCGACAACACGGCGCGTATCGAGAGGATATGGAAGAACGGCCATCCCGTGATGCTGAAATCGTCCGCGGCGCGCCTGCGTTGA
- a CDS encoding response regulator transcription factor gives MIRLLLAEDQALLLGALAALLDLEPDLEVVGRACDGNAARALFLEHAPDVLITDIEMPGATGLELAEWVRATRPQAGVLVLTTFARPGYLRRALEAGVRGYLLKDTPAERLADAVRRVHRGERVIDPELALTAFDNKDPLTDRERQILRLAGEGLGNAEIGKRLHLADGTVRNYLSEAIGKLNADNRIEAFRIARDQGWL, from the coding sequence ATGATCCGCCTGTTGCTGGCCGAGGACCAGGCACTGCTGCTCGGCGCCCTTGCCGCGCTGCTGGACCTCGAGCCCGACCTCGAGGTGGTGGGGCGCGCGTGCGATGGCAATGCGGCCCGGGCGCTGTTTCTCGAGCATGCGCCCGACGTGCTGATCACCGACATCGAAATGCCCGGGGCCACCGGCCTGGAGTTGGCCGAATGGGTGCGCGCGACGCGGCCGCAGGCCGGCGTGCTGGTGCTGACCACCTTTGCGCGGCCCGGCTATCTTCGCCGGGCGCTGGAGGCGGGCGTGCGCGGCTACCTGCTGAAGGACACGCCGGCGGAGCGCCTCGCCGACGCGGTCCGGCGCGTGCACCGGGGGGAGCGGGTGATCGACCCCGAACTCGCTCTGACCGCCTTCGACAACAAGGATCCGCTGACCGATCGCGAGCGGCAGATCCTGCGCCTCGCCGGCGAAGGCCTTGGCAACGCCGAGATCGGCAAGCGGCTGCACCTCGCCGACGGCACCGTGCGCAACTACCTGTCGGAGGCGATCGGCAAGCTCAATGCGGACAATCGCATCGAGGCATTCCGCATCGCGCGCGACCAGGGCTGGCTGTAG
- a CDS encoding ABC transporter ATP-binding protein: protein MSKSPVAVCRGVRHTYGNTQALDGIDLVLAAGEVTALLGPNGAGKTTLIHLLLGLLPVQAGTVRLFDDRSPSDPACRTRIGTMLQSSGVQGNLEVGELLQLFASFYGATDPFDALVEEARLQGLERRRYDRLSGGQQQRVLYALAAVGGPDWMILDEPTTGLDPAARRQVWRAIEARRAAGASILLCTHFMDEARRLADRVVVLDRGRILHQGPVDSVGDDLEAMYFSLTMEEVS, encoded by the coding sequence ATGTCCAAGTCACCGGTCGCCGTATGTCGCGGCGTGCGCCACACTTACGGGAACACTCAAGCCCTCGACGGCATCGACCTGGTGCTGGCGGCGGGCGAGGTAACCGCCCTGCTGGGGCCGAACGGGGCCGGCAAGACGACATTGATTCACCTGTTGCTCGGGCTGTTGCCGGTGCAGGCGGGCACGGTACGGCTGTTCGACGACCGTTCGCCGTCCGACCCGGCCTGCCGGACGCGCATCGGCACGATGCTGCAATCCAGTGGCGTGCAGGGCAACCTGGAAGTGGGCGAGCTGTTGCAGCTGTTCGCCAGTTTCTACGGCGCCACGGACCCCTTCGATGCCTTGGTCGAGGAAGCCCGCCTGCAGGGGCTCGAGCGGCGCCGCTATGACCGCCTGTCCGGCGGCCAGCAGCAGCGCGTGCTGTACGCCCTCGCCGCCGTCGGCGGCCCCGACTGGATGATTCTAGACGAGCCGACCACCGGCCTGGATCCGGCGGCCCGGCGCCAGGTGTGGCGGGCCATCGAGGCGCGCCGCGCCGCCGGCGCATCGATTCTCCTGTGCACCCATTTCATGGACGAGGCCCGGCGCCTGGCGGACCGCGTGGTCGTGCTGGACCGCGGACGGATCCTGCACCAGGGCCCCGTGGACTCGGTCGGAGACGATCTCGAGGCAATGTATTTCTCGCTGACGATGGAGGAGGTGTCGTGA
- a CDS encoding ABC transporter permease, which yields MAANPAMRLMEAQWLNLVRTPAYTLPTLLFPVMFYSFFGLLMLPGQSLWLLCTFATFGVMGAALFAFGVGIAMERAQGWLLLLRASPAPIYAVIAGKVFGALLFSLLIVVMISALAAGFGGVRLHTHQWFALAAVLVAGALPFCLMGLAMGLWLKPSAAPPAVNLVYLPLGFLSGLWIPATQLPAGLQALAVWLPPYHLAALALDVTGAKPADWGVALANLGAFTVLCGAATVLGWRRLDGAGR from the coding sequence ATGGCGGCGAATCCCGCCATGCGGCTGATGGAGGCGCAATGGCTCAACCTGGTGCGCACGCCCGCCTATACCCTGCCTACGCTGTTGTTCCCCGTGATGTTCTACAGTTTCTTCGGCCTGCTGATGCTGCCGGGACAGTCGCTGTGGCTGCTGTGCACCTTCGCGACCTTCGGCGTGATGGGGGCGGCGCTGTTCGCCTTCGGCGTGGGCATCGCCATGGAGCGCGCGCAGGGCTGGTTGTTGTTGCTGCGCGCGTCGCCCGCGCCGATCTACGCGGTGATCGCCGGCAAGGTGTTCGGCGCCCTGCTGTTCAGCCTGCTGATCGTAGTGATGATAAGTGCGCTGGCGGCCGGCTTCGGCGGCGTGCGCCTGCACACCCACCAGTGGTTCGCGCTGGCGGCGGTGCTGGTGGCCGGCGCCCTGCCGTTCTGCCTGATGGGGCTTGCCATGGGTCTCTGGCTGAAACCGAGTGCCGCCCCGCCGGCCGTCAATCTCGTTTACCTGCCGCTCGGTTTCCTCTCCGGGCTGTGGATTCCCGCCACGCAGCTGCCGGCCGGCTTGCAGGCGCTCGCCGTATGGCTGCCGCCGTATCACCTCGCGGCCCTGGCGCTCGACGTCACGGGCGCAAAACCCGCCGACTGGGGCGTGGCGCTGGCCAACCTTGGGGCGTTCACGGTGCTGTGCGGCGCGGCCACCGTGCTGGGCTGGCGACGGCTGGACGGCGCGGGACGCTAG
- a CDS encoding PilT/PilU family type 4a pilus ATPase: protein MAETSDNLVPPPPAVFKLRPYLKLMADKSASDLFFTPMAPIKIKIEGQIVAVGKDIMSVEVINEIAMSIMTDAQKRTLEREHELDFAISEQGLGRFRANVFRQRGNLAIVLRYITLEMPRLDELGLPRVLKELSLKKRGLLLMVGATGSGKSTTLAAMLNHRNETYSDHIITIEDPIEFLHPNKKSIINQRELGWDTHSYARALKSAMRAAPDVVLIGEIRDQETMEAAITLAGTGHLAIATLHANNASETLDRIINMFPQGQHRQVLMDMSHYLSAIIAQRLIIGTDNKRVAAVEVLLNTPHIAELISQGDIGGIKQAIRETSQGDMQSFDHSLFKLFKEGRIDLERALAYADSSVDLEARINFG from the coding sequence ATGGCCGAGACATCTGACAACCTGGTGCCGCCACCCCCGGCGGTGTTCAAGCTCAGGCCCTACCTGAAGCTCATGGCCGACAAGTCGGCCTCCGACCTGTTTTTCACGCCCATGGCGCCGATCAAGATCAAGATCGAGGGCCAGATCGTGGCGGTGGGCAAGGACATCATGTCGGTCGAGGTGATCAACGAAATCGCCATGTCGATCATGACGGACGCCCAGAAGCGCACCCTGGAGCGCGAGCACGAACTGGATTTCGCGATCTCCGAGCAGGGCCTCGGCCGCTTCCGCGCCAACGTGTTCCGCCAGCGGGGCAACCTCGCCATCGTGCTGCGCTACATCACGCTCGAAATGCCGCGCCTCGACGAACTCGGCCTGCCGCGGGTGCTGAAGGAGCTGTCGCTGAAAAAGCGCGGCCTGTTGCTGATGGTCGGCGCGACGGGTTCGGGCAAGTCCACCACCCTCGCCGCGATGCTGAATCATCGCAACGAGACCTACAGCGACCACATCATCACCATCGAGGACCCGATCGAGTTCCTCCATCCGAACAAGAAATCGATCATCAACCAGCGCGAGCTCGGCTGGGACACGCATTCCTATGCGCGCGCGCTCAAGAGCGCGATGCGCGCCGCCCCCGACGTGGTGCTGATCGGCGAGATTCGCGACCAGGAGACCATGGAGGCCGCCATCACCCTGGCCGGCACCGGGCATCTGGCCATCGCGACGCTGCACGCCAACAACGCCTCCGAGACGCTCGACCGGATCATCAACATGTTCCCGCAGGGCCAGCACCGCCAGGTGCTGATGGACATGTCGCACTACCTGTCGGCGATCATCGCGCAGCGGCTGATCATCGGCACCGACAACAAGCGCGTCGCGGCGGTCGAAGTGCTGCTCAACACGCCGCATATCGCGGAGCTGATTTCCCAGGGCGACATCGGCGGTATCAAGCAGGCCATCCGCGAGACCAGCCAGGGCGACATGCAGAGCTTCGACCACTCGCTGTTCAAGCTCTTCAAGGAAGGCCGCATCGACCTCGAGCGGGCGCTGGCCTACGCCGACTCGAGCGTGGACCTCGAGGCGCGCATCAACTTCGGCTAG